In one window of Streptomyces griseus subsp. griseus DNA:
- a CDS encoding efflux RND transporter permease subunit, translating into MSWLSRFSLAQRALIGLISIVALVFGAIAIPQLKQQLLPTIELPMVSVLAPYPGASPDVVEKQVVEPLENSLKAVDGVEGITSTASEGNALIMATFDFGDEGTKQLVADIQQAVNRARAQLPPTVDPQVIAGSTDDIPTVVLAVTSDKDQQALADQLDRTVVPALQDIDGVGQVTVDGVRELQVSVVPDDKKLAAAGLNAGALAQALQAGGATLPAGSFSEAGKNRTIQVGGGYTSLKQIEDLQVVAKDPAGAPDGPGKPVRLGDVAEVEQEPSTAVSITRTNGRPSLAVMATMDKDGSAVAISDAVQDKLPDLRKDLGAGAELTIVSDQGPAVSKSISGLTTEGALGLVFAVLVILVFLASIRSTLVTAVSIPLSVVLALIVLWTRDLSLNMLTLGALTIAIGRVVDDSIVVLENIKRHLGYGEERHEAIITAVKEVAGAVTSATLTTVAVFLPIGLVGGMVGQLFGSFSLTVTAALLASLLVSLTVVPVLSYWFLRAPKGTPEDAAEARRVAEEKEAASKLQRLYVPVLRFATRRRVTSLVIAAAVLIATFGMLPLLKTNFFDAGEQEVLTVKQQLEPGTSLQAADEAARKVEKVLTDDKGVKDYQVTVGSSGFMAAFGGGTGSNQASYQLTLKDAADYEDAQDRISEALGKLDGIGDTTIAAGDGFGSQDLSVVVKASDGDVLKKAAEAVRTEVATIKDVTDVQSDLAQSVPRISVTPNEKAAAAGFDSTTLGGIVAGAVRGTPAGTAMLDDTERDVVIRSARPAATMAELKALPLGPVELGDIATVELVPGPVSMTRIDGQRAATITAKPVGDNTGAISTTLASKIDALDLPEGATATIGGVTEDQNEAFAQLGLAMLAAIAIVFMLLVATFRSLIQPLILLVSVPFAATGAIGLLLITGTPLGVPAMIGMLMLIGIVVTNAIVLIDLINQYRSRGLGIVEAVIEGGRHRFRPILMTALATIFALLPMALGVTGEGGFISQPLGVVVIGGLISSTVLTLVLVPTLYAMVELRKERRAEKKAAKRAAETGVPAQPEPAEAKETEPSGV; encoded by the coding sequence ATGTCCTGGCTGTCCAGATTCAGCCTCGCGCAGCGGGCCCTGATCGGGCTGATCTCTATCGTCGCGCTCGTCTTCGGCGCGATTGCGATCCCGCAGCTCAAGCAACAGCTGCTGCCCACCATCGAACTGCCGATGGTCTCGGTGCTGGCCCCCTACCCGGGTGCGTCCCCCGATGTGGTGGAGAAGCAGGTCGTCGAGCCGCTGGAGAACTCCCTCAAGGCCGTCGACGGCGTCGAGGGCATCACCTCCACCGCCAGCGAGGGCAACGCCCTCATCATGGCGACCTTCGACTTCGGTGACGAGGGCACCAAGCAGCTCGTCGCCGACATCCAGCAGGCGGTGAACCGGGCCCGCGCCCAGCTGCCCCCCACCGTCGACCCGCAGGTCATCGCCGGTTCCACGGACGACATCCCGACCGTGGTCCTCGCCGTCACCTCCGACAAGGACCAGCAGGCGCTCGCCGACCAGCTGGACCGCACGGTCGTCCCCGCCCTCCAGGACATCGACGGCGTCGGCCAGGTCACGGTGGACGGGGTGCGGGAGCTCCAGGTCTCCGTCGTTCCCGACGACAAGAAGCTCGCCGCGGCCGGTCTGAACGCGGGCGCGCTCGCCCAGGCGCTCCAGGCGGGCGGCGCCACGCTCCCGGCCGGTTCCTTCTCCGAGGCCGGCAAGAACCGCACCATCCAGGTCGGCGGCGGCTACACCTCGCTGAAGCAGATCGAGGACCTCCAGGTCGTCGCCAAGGACCCGGCCGGCGCCCCGGACGGACCGGGCAAGCCGGTGCGGCTCGGTGACGTCGCCGAGGTGGAGCAGGAGCCGTCGACCGCGGTCTCCATCACGCGCACCAACGGCCGGCCCAGCCTCGCCGTGATGGCCACGATGGACAAGGACGGCAGCGCCGTCGCCATCTCGGACGCCGTCCAGGACAAGCTCCCCGACCTCCGCAAGGACCTCGGCGCCGGCGCCGAGCTGACCATCGTCTCCGACCAGGGCCCGGCCGTCTCCAAGTCGATCTCCGGTCTCACCACCGAGGGCGCGCTCGGCCTGGTCTTCGCCGTCCTGGTGATCCTGGTCTTCCTCGCCTCCATCCGCTCCACCCTGGTCACCGCGGTCTCCATCCCGCTCTCGGTCGTCCTCGCGCTGATCGTGCTGTGGACCCGCGACCTGTCTCTGAACATGCTGACGCTCGGCGCGCTGACCATCGCGATCGGCCGGGTCGTCGACGACTCGATCGTGGTCCTGGAGAACATCAAGCGGCACCTCGGCTACGGCGAGGAGCGCCACGAGGCGATCATCACCGCGGTCAAGGAGGTGGCCGGAGCGGTCACCTCCGCCACCCTCACCACCGTCGCCGTCTTCCTGCCCATCGGTCTGGTCGGCGGCATGGTCGGCCAGCTCTTCGGCTCGTTCTCGCTGACCGTCACCGCCGCGCTCCTGGCCTCGCTGCTGGTCTCGCTCACGGTGGTCCCGGTCCTCTCGTACTGGTTCCTGCGCGCCCCCAAGGGCACCCCCGAGGACGCGGCGGAGGCCCGCCGCGTCGCCGAGGAGAAGGAGGCGGCGAGCAAGCTCCAGCGCCTGTACGTCCCCGTCCTGCGCTTCGCGACCCGCCGCCGGGTCACCAGCCTGGTCATCGCCGCCGCGGTGCTCATCGCCACCTTCGGCATGCTCCCGCTCCTCAAGACCAACTTCTTCGACGCGGGCGAGCAGGAAGTCCTCACCGTCAAGCAGCAGTTGGAACCCGGCACCAGCCTCCAGGCCGCCGACGAGGCGGCCCGCAAGGTCGAGAAGGTCCTCACCGACGACAAGGGCGTCAAGGACTACCAGGTCACCGTCGGCTCCTCCGGCTTCATGGCGGCCTTCGGCGGCGGTACGGGCTCCAACCAGGCGTCCTACCAGCTCACGCTGAAGGACGCGGCGGACTACGAGGACGCCCAGGACCGTATCTCCGAGGCCCTCGGCAAGCTGGACGGCATCGGCGACACCACCATCGCGGCGGGCGACGGCTTCGGCTCCCAGGACCTGAGCGTCGTGGTCAAGGCGTCCGACGGTGACGTCCTGAAGAAGGCGGCCGAGGCGGTCCGTACCGAGGTGGCCACCATCAAGGACGTCACCGACGTCCAGAGCGACCTGGCGCAGAGCGTCCCGCGCATCTCCGTCACGCCGAACGAGAAGGCGGCCGCCGCCGGATTCGACTCCACCACCCTGGGCGGCATCGTCGCCGGAGCCGTACGCGGCACCCCGGCCGGCACCGCGATGCTGGACGACACCGAGCGTGACGTCGTCATCAGGTCCGCCCGCCCGGCGGCCACCATGGCCGAGCTGAAGGCCCTGCCGCTCGGCCCGGTCGAACTCGGCGACATCGCCACGGTGGAGCTGGTCCCCGGCCCGGTCTCGATGACCCGCATCGACGGCCAGCGGGCGGCGACCATCACCGCCAAGCCCGTCGGCGACAACACCGGCGCGATCAGCACCACCCTCGCCTCCAAGATCGACGCGCTGGACCTCCCCGAGGGCGCCACCGCCACCATCGGCGGCGTCACCGAGGACCAGAACGAGGCCTTCGCCCAGCTCGGCCTCGCCATGCTGGCGGCCATCGCGATCGTCTTCATGCTGCTCGTGGCCACCTTCCGGTCGCTCATCCAGCCGCTGATCCTGCTGGTCTCGGTCCCGTTCGCGGCGACCGGCGCCATCGGCCTCCTGCTCATCACGGGCACCCCGCTGGGCGTCCCCGCGATGATCGGCATGCTGATGCTCATCGGCATCGTGGTCACCAACGCGATCGTGCTGATCGACCTGATCAACCAGTACCGCTCGCGCGGTCTCGGCATCGTGGAAGCCGTCATCGAGGGCGGCCGCCACCGCTTCCGCCCGATCCTGATGACGGCGCTCGCGACCATCTTCGCCCTGCTCCCGATGGCGCTCGGCGTCACCGGCGAGGGCGGCTTCATCTCGCAGCCGCTGGGCGTCGTGGTGATCGGCGGCCTGATCAGCTCCACGGTCCTGACCCTGGTACTGGTCCCGACGCTGTACGCGATGGTCGAACTCCGCAAGGAACGCCGAGCCGAGAAGAAGGCCGCGAAGCGCGCGGCCGAGACGGGCGTCCCGGCGCAGCCGGAGCCGGCGGAGGCGAAGGAGACGGAGCCCTCGGGCGTGTAG
- the pspAA gene encoding PspA-associated protein PspAA, with product MIVRIMGEGQVKLADSHFAELNELDDLLLKEMDSGDGPGFRTTLHALLDKVRELGTPLSDDSLEPSELILPAPGATLEEVRAMLSDDGLIPN from the coding sequence ATGATCGTACGGATCATGGGGGAGGGCCAGGTCAAGCTGGCCGACAGTCACTTCGCCGAGCTGAACGAGCTGGACGATCTCCTGCTCAAGGAGATGGACAGCGGGGACGGCCCCGGCTTCCGCACCACGCTCCACGCGCTCCTCGACAAGGTGCGTGAGCTCGGCACTCCGCTCTCCGACGACTCCCTGGAGCCGTCGGAGCTGATCCTGCCGGCGCCCGGCGCGACCCTCGAAGAGGTGCGCGCCATGCTCAGCGACGACGGGCTCATCCCGAACTAG
- a CDS encoding tetratricopeptide repeat protein: protein MRYEDRGTGVGVEARGAGVGHRSVVADPGRAQAEEEVRSRRGAAERDPAAGLPGLAEALGGLSARRAGAGDRTGSLASAREAVDIYRSLGEEPPGGFLPELAGALHQLSDRLAATGDREGALCQAKEAAGIYAELGMERPDRFQAELAQAMDALGERIADTGDRSGAVPFGKQAVRLQRELVEEDGPGASVPALAEYLLGYGGHLAGAGESVEAVPHTEEAVVLFRGLAAEDAETFLPRLAAALHALGSHRGEVSDVSGAVEAAREACGLFRGLATRQPDAFRSELATAVEGLAGHLHKAGETEAGLRTAREAVALYRELVAERPEGFRPGLAAALRTLARGLAESEDGGPEEALSPAREAVELLRQQGDAFLPELADALQGLGTNLERVDDAEVAVEAFSEAVALLRSLALEAPGTSAGPLVSALDGLTRALARTGEHAAAIEEYEETVKEFAAADPATARRLGVERSAFLLRCPDPLPATGVAELVTWLDEDGESGGGADTVTVRARQALRSYGDIKAVHTAWEEETFTSVPGWLALTPEALELVSAWMFAPNWPRSRDFWSKNAEVLGREEAATALDELAVLDPRGAQRHALLRDAVLVHGVTAAYDPLILSEQLAEWLECEDWAESRTYLEEHPRLLTVQPPQDTPLAHVAVLDIGRAEGLDAAYRLVEDREALQAYVDRSLEAGDGTALMHGGGIEGQVFRDRLSSLTHAQVALVLSGESEGFDPADLTALRHRSDEETRVRLVRETTALSLRHPEPHGETWRRIIQALGGDA from the coding sequence ATGAGGTACGAGGACCGTGGGACGGGCGTGGGTGTCGAGGCACGTGGGGCGGGTGTGGGGCACCGGAGCGTCGTGGCGGACCCGGGACGGGCGCAGGCGGAGGAAGAGGTACGGAGTCGGCGCGGCGCCGCCGAGCGCGACCCCGCGGCCGGTCTGCCCGGTCTGGCCGAAGCCCTGGGCGGGCTCTCTGCCCGCCGGGCCGGGGCCGGGGACCGTACGGGCTCCCTCGCCTCCGCCCGGGAGGCGGTCGATATCTACCGGTCCCTCGGCGAGGAGCCGCCGGGCGGCTTCCTGCCCGAGCTGGCCGGGGCCCTGCACCAGCTGTCGGACCGGCTCGCCGCCACCGGGGACCGGGAAGGGGCTCTGTGCCAGGCGAAGGAGGCCGCGGGGATCTACGCCGAGCTCGGCATGGAGCGCCCGGACCGCTTCCAGGCGGAGCTGGCGCAGGCCATGGACGCCCTGGGCGAGCGCATCGCCGATACCGGGGACCGGTCAGGCGCCGTGCCGTTCGGGAAGCAGGCCGTACGGCTCCAGCGCGAGCTGGTGGAGGAGGACGGGCCGGGCGCGTCGGTCCCGGCGCTCGCGGAGTACCTGCTGGGGTACGGCGGGCATCTGGCGGGGGCCGGGGAGAGCGTGGAGGCCGTGCCGCACACGGAGGAGGCGGTCGTTCTGTTCCGGGGGCTCGCGGCGGAGGACGCGGAGACCTTCCTCCCCCGGCTCGCCGCCGCTCTGCACGCCCTCGGCAGCCACCGAGGGGAGGTGAGCGACGTCTCGGGGGCGGTCGAGGCGGCCCGGGAGGCGTGCGGGCTCTTCCGTGGACTCGCCACGCGACAGCCGGACGCCTTCCGTTCCGAGCTGGCCACGGCGGTGGAAGGCCTCGCCGGTCACCTCCACAAGGCCGGAGAGACGGAGGCGGGCCTCCGCACGGCGCGGGAGGCCGTCGCCCTGTACCGCGAGCTGGTCGCCGAGCGGCCCGAGGGCTTCCGCCCGGGCCTCGCCGCCGCCCTCCGCACCCTCGCCCGGGGTCTGGCCGAGAGCGAGGACGGCGGCCCGGAGGAGGCGCTGAGCCCGGCGCGGGAGGCCGTCGAACTGCTGCGGCAGCAGGGGGACGCCTTCCTGCCCGAGCTGGCGGACGCGCTCCAGGGGCTCGGGACGAATCTGGAGCGGGTCGATGACGCCGAAGTGGCGGTGGAGGCGTTCTCGGAGGCGGTGGCGCTCCTCCGGTCCCTGGCGCTGGAGGCCCCCGGCACCTCCGCCGGCCCGCTGGTCTCCGCTCTCGACGGCCTGACCCGCGCCCTCGCCCGTACCGGCGAGCACGCGGCGGCGATCGAGGAGTACGAGGAGACCGTCAAGGAGTTCGCCGCGGCCGACCCGGCGACCGCCCGGCGGCTGGGGGTGGAGCGGAGCGCGTTCCTGCTGCGCTGCCCTGACCCCCTGCCCGCGACCGGGGTGGCCGAGCTGGTGACGTGGCTGGACGAGGACGGGGAGAGCGGCGGGGGCGCGGACACCGTGACCGTACGGGCCCGGCAGGCGCTGCGTTCGTACGGTGACATCAAGGCGGTGCACACGGCGTGGGAGGAGGAGACCTTCACCTCCGTACCGGGGTGGCTCGCCCTCACGCCGGAGGCCCTGGAGCTGGTGAGCGCCTGGATGTTCGCGCCCAACTGGCCCCGGTCGCGGGACTTCTGGTCCAAGAACGCCGAGGTGCTGGGCAGGGAGGAGGCGGCGACGGCCCTGGACGAGCTGGCGGTGCTGGACCCGCGCGGGGCGCAGCGGCACGCCCTGCTCCGCGACGCCGTGCTCGTCCACGGGGTGACCGCCGCCTACGATCCGCTGATCCTCTCGGAGCAGCTGGCGGAGTGGCTGGAGTGCGAGGACTGGGCGGAGTCCCGGACCTATCTGGAGGAGCACCCGCGTCTGCTGACCGTCCAGCCGCCCCAGGACACCCCGCTGGCCCATGTCGCCGTGCTCGACATCGGCCGGGCCGAGGGGCTGGACGCCGCCTACCGGCTGGTGGAGGACCGGGAGGCCCTCCAGGCCTATGTGGACCGGTCGTTGGAGGCCGGGGACGGCACGGCGCTGATGCACGGCGGCGGCATCGAGGGGCAGGTCTTCCGCGACCGGCTCTCCTCCCTCACCCACGCCCAGGTGGCGCTGGTGCTCTCGGGCGAGAGCGAGGGCTTCGACCCGGCGGACCTGACCGCGCTGCGGCACAGGTCCGACGAGGAGACCCGGGTCCGGCTGGTGCGGGAGACCACCGCCCTGAGCCTGCGCCACCCCGAACCGCACGGGGAGACCTGGCGCCGGATCATCCAGGCGCTCGGCGGGGACGCCTGA
- a CDS encoding DUF3043 domain-containing protein codes for MFRSRAKTEKAPTDKVTADLSQQPRDPQAPKGRPTPKRSEAQTQRRRAASSAPTDRKAAVKRQREARRADLARQREALASGDERYLPVRDKGPVRRFVRDFVDSRFCIAEYFLPLAVVILILSVIQVQNIQTISLMLWMGVIILIVLDSIGLSIRLKKQLRERFPDTPKRGAVAYGLMRTLQMRRLRLPKPQVKRGERP; via the coding sequence GTGTTCCGTAGCCGTGCCAAGACAGAGAAGGCCCCCACCGACAAGGTGACGGCGGACCTCTCCCAGCAGCCCCGCGACCCGCAGGCTCCCAAGGGTCGCCCCACCCCCAAGCGCAGCGAGGCCCAGACGCAGCGCCGACGCGCCGCGTCCAGCGCGCCGACCGACCGCAAAGCGGCCGTGAAGCGCCAGCGCGAAGCGCGCCGCGCCGATCTGGCCCGGCAGCGTGAGGCGCTCGCGTCGGGCGACGAGCGCTACCTCCCGGTCCGCGACAAGGGCCCGGTGCGGCGCTTCGTCCGTGACTTCGTGGACTCGCGCTTCTGCATCGCCGAGTACTTCCTGCCGCTCGCCGTGGTCATCCTGATCCTCAGCGTGATCCAGGTGCAGAACATCCAGACCATCTCGCTGATGCTCTGGATGGGTGTGATCATCCTGATCGTGCTGGACTCGATCGGTCTGTCGATCCGGCTGAAGAAGCAGCTGCGGGAGCGTTTCCCGGACACCCCCAAGCGCGGAGCCGTCGCCTACGGTCTGATGCGCACGCTCCAGATGCGTCGTCTGCGGCTCCCGAAGCCGCAGGTCAAGCGCGGAGAGCGGCCCTGA
- a CDS encoding PspA/IM30 family protein — MKRMGMLFRAKANKALDRAEDPRETLDYSYQKQLELLQKVRRGVADVATSRKRLELQLNQLQGQSSKLEDQGRKALALGREDLAREALSRRAALQQQVTDLETQHTTLQGEEEKLTLAAQRLQAKVDAFRTKKETIKATYTAAQAQTRIGEAFSGISEEMGDVGLAIQRAEDKTQQLQARAGAIDELLASGALDDPTGTAKDDIAAELDRISGGSDVELELQRMKAELAGGSSSPQQAIEGGAQDGTQQSQQSPHKFDKQ, encoded by the coding sequence ATGAAGCGTATGGGGATGCTTTTCCGCGCGAAGGCAAACAAGGCCCTGGACCGGGCCGAGGATCCGCGCGAGACCCTGGATTACTCGTACCAGAAGCAGCTGGAGCTGCTTCAGAAGGTGCGTCGCGGCGTCGCCGACGTCGCGACGTCCCGCAAGCGGCTGGAGTTGCAGCTGAACCAGCTGCAGGGCCAGTCGTCCAAGCTGGAGGACCAGGGCCGCAAGGCGCTGGCGCTCGGCCGTGAGGACCTGGCGCGTGAGGCGCTGTCCCGGCGCGCCGCCCTCCAGCAGCAGGTCACCGACCTGGAGACGCAGCACACGACGCTGCAGGGCGAGGAGGAGAAGCTCACCCTCGCGGCCCAGCGGCTGCAGGCCAAGGTCGACGCCTTCCGCACCAAGAAGGAGACCATCAAGGCGACCTACACGGCGGCCCAGGCGCAGACCCGGATCGGCGAGGCCTTCTCCGGCATCTCCGAGGAGATGGGCGACGTCGGCCTGGCGATCCAGCGGGCCGAGGACAAGACGCAGCAGCTCCAGGCGCGGGCCGGCGCCATCGACGAGCTGCTCGCCTCCGGCGCCCTGGACGACCCGACCGGCACGGCGAAGGACGACATCGCCGCCGAGCTGGACCGGATCTCCGGCGGTTCGGATGTGGAGCTGGAGCTGCAGCGCATGAAGGCCGAGCTGGCCGGCGGCTCCTCGTCGCCGCAACAGGCGATCGAGGGCGGTGCCCAGGACGGCACCCAGCAGTCGCAGCAGTCCCCGCACAAGTTCGACAAGCAGTGA
- the nadA gene encoding quinolinate synthase NadA, producing the protein MTTAQPLDVQPTPLALLLLGREADPRSERGVECPGDLPSPSDPDLVARARAAKEKLGDKVFVLGHHYQRDEVIQFADVTGDSFKLARDAAARPEAEYIVFCGVHFMAESADILTTDAQAVVLPDLAAGCSMADMATAEQVAECWDVLTEAGVADQVVPVSYMNSSADIKAFTGRHGGTICTSSNAKRALEWAFEQGEKVLFLPDQHLGRNTAVRDMGMSLEDCVLYNPHKPNGGLTAEQLRDAKMILWRGHCSVHGRFSVESVEDVRARIPGVNVLVHPECKHEVVAAADHVGSTEYIIKALEAAPAGSKWAIGTELNLVRRLANRFASEDKEIVFLDKTVCFCSTMNRIDLPHLVWTLESLAEGKLVNRIEVDPETEKYAKLALERMLALP; encoded by the coding sequence GTGACCACGGCCCAGCCCCTGGACGTACAGCCGACACCCCTCGCGCTGCTGCTGCTCGGCCGGGAGGCCGACCCGAGGAGCGAGCGAGGCGTCGAGTGCCCCGGCGACCTCCCCTCCCCCTCCGACCCGGACCTGGTCGCGCGCGCCCGCGCGGCGAAGGAGAAGCTCGGGGACAAGGTCTTCGTCCTCGGCCACCACTACCAGCGCGACGAGGTCATCCAGTTCGCGGACGTCACCGGCGACTCGTTCAAGCTCGCCCGTGACGCGGCCGCGCGCCCGGAGGCGGAGTACATCGTCTTCTGCGGGGTGCACTTCATGGCCGAGTCCGCGGACATCCTGACCACGGACGCCCAGGCGGTCGTGCTGCCGGACCTGGCGGCGGGCTGTTCGATGGCCGACATGGCCACCGCCGAGCAGGTCGCCGAGTGCTGGGACGTGCTGACGGAGGCCGGGGTCGCCGATCAGGTGGTCCCCGTCTCGTACATGAACTCCTCCGCCGACATCAAGGCCTTCACCGGCAGGCACGGCGGCACGATCTGCACCTCGTCCAACGCGAAGCGGGCCCTGGAGTGGGCCTTCGAGCAGGGCGAGAAGGTCCTCTTCCTCCCCGACCAGCATCTGGGCCGCAACACGGCCGTGCGGGACATGGGGATGAGCCTGGAGGACTGCGTCCTGTACAACCCGCACAAGCCGAACGGCGGCCTCACCGCCGAGCAGCTGCGGGACGCGAAGATGATCCTGTGGCGCGGCCACTGCTCGGTCCACGGCCGCTTCTCGGTCGAGTCGGTCGAGGACGTCCGGGCCCGCATCCCCGGCGTCAACGTCCTGGTGCACCCGGAGTGCAAGCACGAGGTCGTGGCGGCGGCGGACCACGTCGGGTCGACGGAGTACATCATCAAGGCCCTGGAGGCGGCCCCGGCCGGCTCGAAGTGGGCCATCGGTACGGAGCTGAATCTGGTACGCCGCCTGGCGAACCGTTTCGCCTCGGAGGACAAGGAGATCGTCTTCCTCGACAAGACGGTCTGCTTCTGCTCCACGATGAACCGGATCGACCTGCCGCACCTGGTCTGGACGCTGGAGTCGCTGGCCGAGGGCAAGCTGGTCAACCGGATCGAGGTCGACCCGGAGACGGAGAAGTACGCGAAGCTCGCGCTGGAGCGGATGCTGGCGCTGCCGTAA
- a CDS encoding sensor histidine kinase yields MTTLPSGFARARRWLRDHPLAFDATLAFCVLVAMICGSFADPGKGHGPTFGTRTPGAFSMLLMVLAASVLVLRRRHPMAVLAVTGVFTATEYIFTDPPAPVVMSTVIALYTVASRTDRPTTWRVGLLTMGILTVAAMAFGSTPWYSQENLGVFAWTGMASAAGDAVRSRRAFVDAIRERAERAERTREEEARRRVAEERLRIARDLHDVVAHHIALVNVQAGVAAHVMDKRPDQAKEALAHVRDASRSALNELRVTVGLLRQSGDPEAPTEPAPGLAVLDGLVDTFRNAGLPVEVAGADRGPGLPAAVDLAAYRVIQEALTNVRKHAGAGARAEVSVVRVGATAEITVLDNGQGSAARRPGTESGGDPAGGTEAPDGGGHGLLGMRERVTALGGALTAGPRYGGGFRVHAILPIEARAGEPEPPGPAATTGERR; encoded by the coding sequence GTGACCACCCTTCCCTCCGGGTTCGCGCGCGCCCGCCGCTGGCTTCGGGACCACCCCCTCGCGTTCGACGCGACCCTGGCGTTCTGCGTCCTCGTCGCGATGATCTGCGGCTCGTTCGCTGACCCGGGCAAGGGGCACGGGCCGACGTTCGGAACCCGCACCCCCGGCGCCTTCAGCATGCTGCTGATGGTGCTGGCGGCCTCGGTCCTCGTCCTGCGCCGGCGCCACCCCATGGCGGTCCTCGCGGTGACCGGGGTGTTCACGGCCACCGAGTACATCTTCACGGACCCGCCGGCCCCGGTCGTGATGAGCACCGTCATCGCGCTCTACACCGTCGCCTCGCGCACCGACCGCCCCACCACCTGGCGGGTCGGCCTGCTGACCATGGGGATCCTGACGGTCGCCGCGATGGCCTTCGGCTCCACGCCCTGGTACAGCCAGGAGAACCTCGGTGTCTTCGCCTGGACCGGGATGGCGTCGGCCGCCGGGGACGCCGTACGCAGCAGGCGCGCCTTCGTCGACGCGATCCGGGAGCGCGCGGAGCGGGCCGAGCGCACCCGGGAGGAGGAGGCCCGCCGCCGCGTCGCCGAGGAGCGGCTGCGGATCGCCCGGGACCTCCACGACGTCGTCGCCCACCACATCGCCCTGGTCAACGTGCAGGCCGGGGTCGCCGCCCACGTCATGGACAAGCGCCCCGACCAGGCGAAGGAGGCGCTCGCCCACGTGCGGGACGCCAGCCGCTCCGCCCTCAACGAGCTCCGGGTCACCGTCGGCCTGCTCCGCCAGTCCGGCGACCCCGAGGCGCCCACCGAACCCGCCCCCGGCCTCGCGGTCCTGGACGGGCTGGTGGACACCTTCCGCAACGCCGGGCTCCCCGTCGAGGTGGCCGGCGCCGACCGGGGCCCGGGGCTCCCCGCCGCCGTCGACCTGGCCGCGTACCGGGTCATCCAGGAGGCCCTGACCAACGTACGCAAACACGCGGGCGCCGGGGCCAGGGCCGAGGTGAGCGTCGTACGGGTCGGAGCCACCGCCGAGATCACGGTCCTGGACAACGGCCAGGGGAGCGCGGCCCGCCGCCCGGGCACGGAGAGCGGCGGCGACCCGGCGGGCGGCACCGAAGCCCCCGACGGCGGCGGCCACGGTCTCCTCGGCATGCGCGAACGCGTCACCGCCCTGGGCGGCGCCCTCACGGCGGGACCTCGCTACGGAGGCGGGTTCCGGGTCCATGCGATCCTGCCCATCGAGGCCCGCGCGGGTGAACCGGAACCGCCAGGCCCGGCGGCCACGACGGGGGAGCGCCGATGA
- a CDS encoding response regulator encodes MTQSATTSEPPIKVLLADDQALLRSAFRVLVDSEPDMEVVGEAADGAQAVELARATGADVVLMDIRMPGTDGLAATRMISADPALAAVRVVMLTTFEVDEYVVQALRAGASGFLGKGAEPEELLNAIRIANAGEALLSPAATKGLIATFLAQGGSSGEGPDSAEYGERLAALTVREREVLVLVAGGHSNDRIAERLQVSPLTVKTHVNRAMAKVAARDRAQLVVIAYESGLVRPRVE; translated from the coding sequence ATGACACAGTCCGCAACCACCTCCGAGCCGCCCATCAAGGTGCTGCTCGCCGACGACCAGGCCCTGCTCCGCAGCGCGTTCCGGGTGCTGGTGGACTCCGAACCCGACATGGAGGTCGTCGGAGAGGCGGCCGACGGGGCCCAGGCGGTGGAGCTGGCCCGGGCGACCGGCGCCGATGTGGTGCTGATGGACATCCGGATGCCGGGCACGGACGGGCTCGCCGCCACCCGCATGATCAGCGCCGACCCGGCGCTGGCCGCGGTGCGGGTGGTCATGCTCACCACCTTCGAGGTCGACGAGTACGTGGTCCAGGCCCTGCGCGCCGGAGCCTCCGGCTTCCTCGGCAAGGGCGCCGAGCCGGAGGAGCTGCTCAACGCGATCCGGATCGCCAACGCGGGCGAGGCGCTGCTCTCCCCGGCGGCGACCAAGGGGCTCATCGCCACCTTCCTGGCCCAGGGCGGGAGTTCGGGGGAGGGGCCGGACAGCGCGGAGTACGGGGAGCGGCTGGCCGCGCTCACCGTGCGCGAGCGGGAGGTGCTCGTCCTGGTGGCGGGCGGCCACTCCAACGACCGGATCGCCGAGCGGCTCCAGGTCAGCCCGCTCACCGTCAAGACCCATGTGAACCGGGCGATGGCCAAGGTGGCGGCCCGGGACCGCGCCCAACTGGTCGTCATCGCGTACGAGTCGGGCCTGGTACGCCCCCGGGTGGAGTGA